DNA sequence from the Janibacter sp. CX7 genome:
CGAGGACATTGGTCGTCCACCACCGGTCGACGGTCGGCCGCGGCGTGCCGAGCCGCACGAGCAGCTCGCGGGTGCCGAGCCAAGCCGCGACGACGAGCACCTGCCAGACCCACACGACCTGTCGGGCGAGGTCGCCGCCGACCCACGCCGCGAGCCCCATGAGCCACGTGCCGACCGGGCCGTAGACGCTCGTCGCCTCGCGCCACGGGTCCTGGACGAGGCGCACGACCGGGTCGGCCCCGCCCAGCCAGTCCGCCGGCACGACGGACCACGGGTCGCCGCCCTCGACGAGGATCCGCCCGTAGGCGGCGTAGTTCGTGTGGTCGGCGGTGCCGAAGGGCGCGGTCAGCAGCACGAGCACCGCGAGCAGCCCGACGTGCCACCACCGCAGGCGAAGGGGGCTCGGCCGCCGCACGTGCCGCCACAGCGAGGCCGCGCCGAGGAGGTAGCCGGTGGCCTGCAGCGCGCCGACGGTCCAGCCGCCGAGCCGCCACGGGAGCGAAGGGGGTGCCCAGCCCCGGTCCCCGAGCGGCGGGAGGGCGAGCGAGGTGCCGCTCGCACCGACGAGGAGCAGCAGCCCGATGCCGGCGACGAGCAGCCCGACCCCGAGCTGGTCGACCTCCCCTTCGTCCTCGTGACTCACGACAGGAAGCGTCGGGCCAGCAGCGCCGTCGACACGTCGCGCAGCTGCATGGCTCGGTGCACGCGGCCCTTGATGTCGTTGCCCGTGCGGCGGTGGGTCAGCTCGACGGGGACCTCGACGACCCGGCGCCCGGCGCGCAGCACGTCGACGAGCATCGCCGCCTCGACGCCCCAGCCGCTCGCGAGCGGAGTCGCGTCGGCGAAGGTCTCGCGGGTCAGGGCTCGCATGCCGTTGAGCGGCTGCTCGACGACCCGCCCGGTCATCGCCTCGATCTGGGCGCGAGCGAGCCGGACGACCCGGCCCGAGCCGAGCGACGAGGCGCTGCGGGGGATGTTGGCCACCGTGAGGTCCGCCGACCCGATGAGCACGGGCAGCAGGAGCGGCTCGAGGTTGGCCGCCGACCCCGCCAGGTCGGCGTCGGCGAAGAGCAGCACGTGCTCCGGTCCACCGGTGCGCTGCTCGTGCTCGACGAGCCGGGCCACCCCGGTCTCGAGGGCGGCCGCCTTGCCGCGGTTGGCGGGGTGGCGGGCGACGACGGCACCCGCGTCGGCCGCCACGGCGGCGGTCGCATCGGTGGAGCCGTCGTCGACGACGACCACGACGTCGACGTCGGCGAGGGAGAGCAGCGCGGTGACCGTCGCGGCGACCCGCTCGGCCTCGTCCTTGGCCGGGACGATCGCGGCCACCCTCGCCGACATGGTCAGCGCAGGGTCACCTGCCGCGAGAGCAGACCGGATCGGGCCCGGCGCTCCTCGGCAGTCAGCTCGTCGGTGGAGGCGGCGGCCGCCGCGTAGCGGCCGGCGAAGTCGGCGACCGCACTCTCGTGCTCCGACGGGTCGGAGTCGGGCGCGACCTCCCAGACGGGGACGATGAGGCCACCGGCGCGGAAGGCGCCGAGGAGGCGACGCTCCTCGTCGAGGTGAGCCTCCCCCTTCGCCTGGAGCCGGGCCATCGCGGTCGTCGCGGACTCCTCGTCGTCGGCGAGGA
Encoded proteins:
- a CDS encoding glycosyltransferase encodes the protein MAAIVPAKDEAERVAATVTALLSLADVDVVVVVDDGSTDATAAVAADAGAVVARHPANRGKAAALETGVARLVEHEQRTGGPEHVLLFADADLAGSAANLEPLLLPVLIGSADLTVANIPRSASSLGSGRVVRLARAQIEAMTGRVVEQPLNGMRALTRETFADATPLASGWGVEAAMLVDVLRAGRRVVEVPVELTHRRTGNDIKGRVHRAMQLRDVSTALLARRFLS